Genomic window (Streptomyces sp. LX-29):
CCGGTGCAGCCGGCCGCCGCGGCCCTGCGTGAGCAGCGTGACGTAGTCGAAGAAGCTCAGCCCCAGGCCGCGCAGCACCACCGGCTCGCCGGCGGGGAAGTCGGACAGATCGGCCTCGGCGGGGCTGACCGGCTCCTGGTAGACCAGGCCGTGTTCGGCGGCGAAGTGCCGCAGCCGCTGCTGGCTCTCGGTCGGCGCGACGTCGAAGTGGCCCTGGGCCAGCACCACCGCGTCCAGCAGCAGTTCCGTCTCCGCCCCATCCTCGCGCTCCTCAAGGCGCAGCACCTGCCGGCCGCCGGACGCGTCGTCGAGCGCCACCGCGCGCGTGGCGTGGGTGCGCACGGAGATCTCCGCCGGCGCGGTGCGGATGATGTGGCCCAGCGCCCAGCGCAGATAGCCGCCGTTGAGCGCCCGACTCCCGTACGACCAGGGCAGCATCCCGGCGCACTCGGCCCGGTCCGCGGCGCTCACGTCGTCGATCAGCCCCTCGGTCACCATCCGGGCCCACTGGTACTGGGTGGGCCCGGGGACGATCGGCCCCTCACAGGGCACGGAGTCGTCGGTGAACACGGTGACGTCCGAGGCGACGGTGTTCATCAGCAGCGAGCGGTCCTGGTCCTGCTGCCAGACCCGGCCGCCGCCCGGCGGGCAGGGATCGATCAGATGGACCTCCACGGTCACGCCGGGAGCCAGCAGCGGGGCGTTGGCACACAGCCGTTCGAGCGCGACGACGCCGCGCGGGCCGGCGCCCACTATGCCCACTCGTATGGTCGACTGGCTGGTAGCCACGGGTGCGTTCCTCTCGGTTGCGGGGTCCTTCGCGGGGCCGGGGCGGGTCACCGCGCCGACCCGCCGTCTCCGGCTTCGCTGAACAGGTGGGGGAAGTAGTCGATGTCGAACCGCAGCGCCTGGAAGAGGTCGCCGCCGGGGGTGGCGCCCGGGGCGGCGCCGGGCCCGGCCGCCAACAGCCGCTGGTTGCGTGCCACGCTGGCCGGCGACAGCGGCAGCCGACCGTGCGAGTGGTAGCGGATCGCCCCGCTCGGGTCCCGCCGCGGGATGATCGCCGAGTGGGCGTGCCGGCTGGCGCTGAACGGGATGTCGAGGCGGCCCTCGGCGAACGCGGTGACGATGGCGCTGTGCAGCCGCGGGGCGGCCAGCACCGGCTCGACGATCTCCGCGACCTCCCGGCAGATCCACCGCTGCTCCTCGGACACCGCCTCCTCGTCGACCGTGACGAAGTCCAACAGCTGGGAGTTGGCGATGCCCGCCAGCCGCAGCCCGGCCACGTTGGCCGCCGCGTCCGGGATGCCGTGCGCCTCCTGGTACGTCTTGGTGATCATCTTGGAGGCGCCGCCGAGCCGGGCGGTCAACGCCCCGTAGAAGATCAGCTCCTCGGCGTGGTGCCGTTCCCTGGGGAAGACCCCCATGAACTCGTGGAGCACCGCGTGGGTGCGCACCCCTGCCGGCAGATAGCGGCCGGCCAGCTCGGGGATGGCGCGCAGCGCCGCCACGTCCTGGGCGAGATGGCCGCTCTGCGGATACGAGACGGAGACGCAGCGCACGCCCTCGGCCGTCGCCGCGACCGCCTCCAGCACGCTGATCGCCAGCGAGATCGACGGCGGCACGAGCACCGCGGTCAGCGTGCCGAACAGCTCCCGGTCCACCACGGTGCCCAGCCGCGCCAACTCGCCGCAGGCCGCGTCCACCTCGGCCCAGGCGGCCAGCGAGTGCGCCAGCGGCACGTCCTTGGAGTACGGCAGGTTGTACGAGATCCCGCCGCCCTCGAAGGAGGTGATGCCGGCGGCCACCGAGGTGGCGAACAGGGCGCGCGGGTCCGGCGAGCCATGTCGGATCTCCAGCGGCACCGACACGCTCTCGTTCAGCTCCCGGCCCCGCCGCCAGCCGTGGGTGACCAGCGGATAGCCGTTCAGCCCGAGCGGGTCGGCGCGCAGCGCCCGCTCGGCGTGCTCCCAGCGGAGCAGCCGGGTGTGCGCGTCGATGGTCAGGGTCAGGATGTCCGGGCGGCCCTCGCGTTCCAACTCGGCCAGGAGCGCCGCCATCTCCCGGTGGCCGCCGACGCCGCAGCGCGGCTGGAGCGCCACCCGGCCCGTCGCCTGCGCGAGGTCCAGCACCTCGGCGGCGGTCGGCTTGCCCAACCGGCCGATGTAGGCGACCGACTCCCGGAGGGAGGGCAGCTCTTCCGGCCCGGCCGGTGCGTCGGTCATCGGGCCGCGGCACCGGCCAGCGCGCGGACGGCGGCACCGGCGCCCGCCCCGACCGGGGTGACGGCGGGTCGCAGGGTGTCCAGCAGCGGGGTCAGCTGCGAAGGACTGTCCAGCACATGGTCGACGCCCAGCGCGTACAGCCGGTCGATCGCGGAATCCTGCTTGACGCTGCCGACCGAGAGGTTGCCGCCGACGATCACGGGGCAGCGGATCCGTCCCGCCCGCTTGGCGTCCGCCAGGTCGTGCAGATCCGCGTGGATCTGACCGTTGAGGCTGCCGATGATGACGGCCTCCGCCTCGGGGTGGCGCGCGCAGGCGTCCGCGAACTCGGCGACCGGGGTGCAGGTGCCCAGGTTGATGACGGTGAAGCCGTCGGCGCGCAGCGAGTGGGCGATCAGATGGTTGGCGACGGCGTGCGCGTCGCTGGCCGCGACGCCCAGGATCACCAGGCGTTCGGGGGAGTCGGGGGTGGCGGACATGGTCATCCTGCGGAACCTCTCTGGCGGTACGGAGGGGGTGGGCGAGGCCGGCCGTCAGTCGTCGAAGGCGGCGAACAGCTCGCGGCGGCTGACCGACCGGAGCCGGGCGATGTCGAACTCCTCGGAGTCGGCCACCGACAGCGAGTCGAAGACCCGGTTGATGGCGGCCACCAGGCCCCACTCCGCGGTGTACGGGGGCCAGCCGCGATGGCCGTCGGCGATGTCCTGCTGGCGCACGAAGACGTAGTCGTACCACTGGCGGCTGGCCGGATAGCGGTGGTGGTAGTCGTGCACCACGGTGTCCCCGGTGAGCACCAGGTAGCGGGTGGGGAAGTGCACCAGGGTCATGCGGAGCGTCCAGCGCGTCCAGGCGGCCGTCGCGCGCCCCGCCGAGAGCCCGGGCGCGGGGGCGGGTTCGCCGATGAAGATGGCGTTGGTGAGGCTGGCGAAGTACTCCTTGCCGCGCCGGACGGTGGCGTCGGGCGCCGGGAAGGTGTGCTTGACGCACAGCCGGAGGGTGTTGCTGATCTGGTAGAAGAAGATCAGCGGCAGAAACCAGACCACCAGCACCGGTACGACGAGACCGGTCCATACGGCGGCGACGGCGAGCGCTCCGTAGAGCAGGGGCGCCAGGACCTTCTCGGCGCGGGCGGAGTTCTTCCAGAAGGAGCGCACGCGCGCCACCGCGAAGGCCAGGTGGAAGCGCGGGGAGACCAGCTTGAGCAGCACCCTGCGCCACATCTGTCGACGCGTCATCCCGGGATGCAGGTCCAGGCTGACCAGGAACGCCTGCACGGTCGGGTCGCGCAGGGTCATGTGGTGCACGGCGTGGTGGTCGGCCACGTGCTCCTTGCTGTAGCGCTCGAAGTTCTGGATGACCAGCAGGCTGGAGACGGCGTAGCCGATGGCGGCGTCCAGTCGGCGGCGGCCGAACATGTTCCGGTGCGAGCACTGGTGATAGATCATCATGCGCAGGTTGCGCTGGCCGTGCAGGGTCATCGCCCAGCCGGGGACCAGGAGCGGCAGCCAGCCGCCGCCGAGCACGAGCGCGGAGCTGGAGAGCGCGATGCCGGCCAGCATGCTCAGGACGGCCGTTGTCAGGTGGAATCCGGGCGACAGGTTGACAGGACGCTGGCCCGCCAGCGGTTTGCCGGTCAGGAAGGTGAGGGGTAACTGGAGCGGGCCGGGTAAGACCCGCATGGACTCGCGTGTGGCATCCGCGGTCGACATGGACGCATTGCTGGCACTCATGGTGGGCGGGGGCCTTTTCTGCGTGGCGGCATGGCCGAAGGGGGTGTACAGGCAGAACCAGGTGCGGAGAGCAGGGGGCCGTACAGCGGTGAAACCGGCGGAGCGGGGTACGGAACAGGCGCGGGAGGTGGCGGGCCACTGCCAGCGGCACGGCGCTCTGGAGGCGCGACCTTGTGACGTGCCATCTGACTGGCGGGCGGTGCCAAGCTACTCAGGTCTGCCAGGGGCAGTCAAGCATTGGTCATATCAAGTCACGACTAGTCAGTTCGCGCGCACATGGGCTAGGCTATTTAGGACTGTTGAACGAACCTGTGTACGTCACACATGGTCCTGGACAGTGGGGGGAGTACCGGGATGCCGGAGGAGCGGGGCGTGACTGCGGCCGCGTTACGGCCGGGTGTCACCGCCGCGGCGCGAGGCGGTTCGGGAGGGCCGCGCCGGACGCCGCGGCAACGGCTTCCGCGAGGCGGGAAGGTGCCCCGTCGACCACCGCTCCGAGGATCCTCACCGAGACGACCCGCTCCCCGCCGACCGGCCTTGTGGCCCTCGGTGTCGCGGCAGCCGGTTTCGCGGCCGTCGGTGTCAGAGGAGCCGGCGCTTCGAGGCCGACCGGCCCGGTGCCTACCGCCCGTGCCGCGGGCGCCGAGGAGCGCCTCTTTCCCGAAGTCCCTTCAGGGTCGTCCCGTTCCGCGTGTGTCGCCCGCGGGAGGACGACCTCCGGCCGCCTCGTCCGGTGCGCGACGGCCTGGGTCCCGGATCGCCGGGCCGCGGCGGAGGCTCAGGCCCTGGGCGTGCGGCGCCCCGCGCCCCCGACGCCGGTGGGGTGCCCCGCGCCCCGGAGCTCCATGGCGCGTCCCACACTCGCGGAGTCAGTCGTGCGCGGCGGGGCTTTCCGGCCGCCTGCCGCTGCCCCCGCTCCCGTTGACACCTCTGACAACGCCGTCCCTGGCCGGGGGCCGGGGCCCGTCCAGCGGCGTCCCCGCCCACTGGGTCTCGTCCAGCCGGGTCGCGTCCAACAGCGCCCCCTCCAGCGGAGTCATGTCCGTCTCGCCGGTGAGGGTCCCCCCGCGCGGGGCGCCGATCCTCCGGTCGCCCTCCGTCTGGGCCCCGTCCAGCGCCGAGGCCAGCGACTTCCACGCCTCGGTGGCCAGGTCGAGGTACCCCGAGTCCTCCGCCTGCATGGCCACGGCCCGCATCTGCGTCCGCGCCTCGGCCTCGGAGCCGATCCGCAACAGGCAGCGGCTGCGCAGCAGCCGGTTGCGCAGACCGTCATGAAACGCGAGCAGTCCGGTCTCCTCGGCCTGGTCGGCCGCCGCGATCGCCGCACGGTAGTCGCGCTCGATCCACAGCAGCCAGGCCGTCAGGGACAGCAGTGCGGCGCTCTGACCGGGGCCGCCCACCAGATCGACCGCGCGGCGCGCCTCCTTGATCCAGCCCCGGACGTCGTCGGTGCGCCCACTGCGCAGCCGCAGCGCGCTGGCCGCCATTCGCAGCCGCGCCCAGGCCAGCAGGTCGTCCCGGCTGTCCAGGATGGCCAGGGCCTTGAGCATCAGCCGGTCGCTCTCCTCGGCCCGCCCCTGACGGCTGCGCACCCCGGCGCAGGTCCAGTAGATCTGGGCGGCCGTGCGGGGAGTGGTGGCGTCGGCCAGGGCCAGCAGCTCGGGCACCCGCTTGTCCGCGAGCCGCACCGCGCCCAGCTCGGTCTCGGCCGCGGCCACCGCCATCAGCGCGCGCGCCTGCTCGGGCGCTCCGGCTCCGCGGGCGGCCGCGACCGCCTGCTCGCCCGCCTCCAGAGCGGCCGGCAAATGGCCCAGGGCCCGCTCGTCGGCGGACAGGTCGGCCAGGATGCCGGCCCGGACCGCGGCCGCGTCCGGCCAGGTGGCGCTGGTGTCGAGCATGGTGCGCAGCACGCGGACCCGCGCGGGCAGCTCCTGCCGGCGGCCGTACGCCTCGGCCAGTGTCCACAGCAGATGCCAGTGCCAGCCGAACGGGACGGCCGCCTCCGCCTGGTCCAACTGCGGCTCCAGCAGCTCGATGACGCGGGCGGTGTCGCCGTCGCGCAGCGCGGT
Coding sequences:
- a CDS encoding methylaspartate mutase; the encoded protein is MTDAPAGPEELPSLRESVAYIGRLGKPTAAEVLDLAQATGRVALQPRCGVGGHREMAALLAELEREGRPDILTLTIDAHTRLLRWEHAERALRADPLGLNGYPLVTHGWRRGRELNESVSVPLEIRHGSPDPRALFATSVAAGITSFEGGGISYNLPYSKDVPLAHSLAAWAEVDAACGELARLGTVVDRELFGTLTAVLVPPSISLAISVLEAVAATAEGVRCVSVSYPQSGHLAQDVAALRAIPELAGRYLPAGVRTHAVLHEFMGVFPRERHHAEELIFYGALTARLGGASKMITKTYQEAHGIPDAAANVAGLRLAGIANSQLLDFVTVDEEAVSEEQRWICREVAEIVEPVLAAPRLHSAIVTAFAEGRLDIPFSASRHAHSAIIPRRDPSGAIRYHSHGRLPLSPASVARNQRLLAAGPGAAPGATPGGDLFQALRFDIDYFPHLFSEAGDGGSAR
- a CDS encoding cobalamin-dependent protein (Presence of a B(12) (cobalamin)-binding domain implies dependence on cobalamin itself, in one of its several forms, or in some unusual lineages, dependence on a cobalamin-like analog.) — protein: MTMSATPDSPERLVILGVAASDAHAVANHLIAHSLRADGFTVINLGTCTPVAEFADACARHPEAEAVIIGSLNGQIHADLHDLADAKRAGRIRCPVIVGGNLSVGSVKQDSAIDRLYALGVDHVLDSPSQLTPLLDTLRPAVTPVGAGAGAAVRALAGAAAR
- a CDS encoding fatty acid desaturase translates to MSTADATRESMRVLPGPLQLPLTFLTGKPLAGQRPVNLSPGFHLTTAVLSMLAGIALSSSALVLGGGWLPLLVPGWAMTLHGQRNLRMMIYHQCSHRNMFGRRRLDAAIGYAVSSLLVIQNFERYSKEHVADHHAVHHMTLRDPTVQAFLVSLDLHPGMTRRQMWRRVLLKLVSPRFHLAFAVARVRSFWKNSARAEKVLAPLLYGALAVAAVWTGLVVPVLVVWFLPLIFFYQISNTLRLCVKHTFPAPDATVRRGKEYFASLTNAIFIGEPAPAPGLSAGRATAAWTRWTLRMTLVHFPTRYLVLTGDTVVHDYHHRYPASRQWYDYVFVRQQDIADGHRGWPPYTAEWGLVAAINRVFDSLSVADSEEFDIARLRSVSRRELFAAFDD
- a CDS encoding helix-turn-helix transcriptional regulator, which translates into the protein MTVVNQPEFGQRLRQLRLERGIKQTELAGGPVSASYISRLEMGNRLPSPAALGYLADKLGVPSEALMTCAPSKGAEAGSGGAGPGGADDPHSARSLLLAEAATALRDGDTARVIELLEPQLDQAEAAVPFGWHWHLLWTLAEAYGRRQELPARVRVLRTMLDTSATWPDAAAVRAGILADLSADERALGHLPAALEAGEQAVAAARGAGAPEQARALMAVAAAETELGAVRLADKRVPELLALADATTPRTAAQIYWTCAGVRSRQGRAEESDRLMLKALAILDSRDDLLAWARLRMAASALRLRSGRTDDVRGWIKEARRAVDLVGGPGQSAALLSLTAWLLWIERDYRAAIAAADQAEETGLLAFHDGLRNRLLRSRCLLRIGSEAEARTQMRAVAMQAEDSGYLDLATEAWKSLASALDGAQTEGDRRIGAPRGGTLTGETDMTPLEGALLDATRLDETQWAGTPLDGPRPPARDGVVRGVNGSGGSGRRPESPAAHD